The following coding sequences are from one Labeo rohita strain BAU-BD-2019 unplaced genomic scaffold, IGBB_LRoh.1.0 scaffold_171, whole genome shotgun sequence window:
- the LOC127158792 gene encoding sialoadhesin-like isoform X2, with amino-acid sequence MKAPLLLHLLFQGVLLYVALGWEVRMPKHIHGLKGSCLVIPCSFSYTSYTPKNPRRIVWYQYSSGYPLVYDPLHPNDVIEKFRGKTDLYGDPSSGNCSLLIQNLEPSHHGEKLYAWIDPENVGKGTYKFYEVTSTIQVDDSPQQPSILIYGGERTGDTITVVCSTLHTCPYSKPNITLNGIEGTDQIDNEQIKDGLWKITLTRTGVVKAEYLTIWCSITHYGGITVTAARNASSLCVHHNITIEPELADVTEGVAKNFICSVYHSCQNEHSAITWNYENMQVSEWSNKISGLNQAAYSNITFLGAKEDHGKKLVCTASFSGRDIMASVVLNVQSIFHNKADPVLAELKTIGLYILTPSLAFLLACIIAGVIIYKKRQRSKDAMSQNKPFSKPRMPSPKSDPKSRSAYDHEAEYTNMDELNMYGNI; translated from the exons GTGTTCTGCTGTATGTTGCTTTGGGATGGGAAGTGAGAATGCCAAAACACATTCACGGCCTCAAAGGTTCCTGTCTGGTTATCCCATGTTCTTTCAGCTACACATCATACACACCCAAAAATCCACGTAGAATTGTGTGGTATCAGTACTCTAGTGGTTATCCTTTAGTTTATGATCCTTTGCATCCAAACGATGTCATTGAGAAGTTTAGAGGGAAAACTGATTTATATGGTGATCCATCAAGTGGGAATTGCAGTCTGCTGATACAAAACCTGGAACCGTCTCATCATGGAGAGAAATTATATGCATGGATTGACCCTGAAAATGTTGGAAAGGGCACATACAAATTTTATGAAGTCACCTCTACAATTCAAGTTGATG ATAGTCCACAGCAGCCCAGCATCCTCATTTATGGAGGTGAAAGGACAGGTGACACCATCACAGTAGTATGTTCAACTCTGCACACGTGTCCATACAGCAAACCAAACATCACTCTAAACGGTATAGAAGGAACTGATCAAATAGACAATGAGCAAATTAAAGACGGCCTGTGGAAAATCACTCTGACACGCACGGGTGTTGTAAAGGCAGAATATTTGACTATTTGGTGTTCAATAACACATTATGGTGGCATAACAGTGACAGCTGCACGAAATGCAAGTTCACTTT GTGTTCATCATAATATAACGATTGAGCCTGAACTGGCGGATGTCACAGAGGGCGTcgcaaagaacttcatttgtagTGTCTACCATTCCTGCCAGAATGAGCATTCAGCCATCACATGGAACTATGAAAACATGCAGGTTTCAGAGTGGAGCAATAAAATTTCTGGTTTAAATCAGGCCGCCTATTCCAACATAACCTTTCTGGGTGCAAAAGAAGACCATGGGAAGAAATTGGTCTGCACTGCAAGTTTTTCTGGAAGAGACATTATGGCATCAGTTGTCTTAAATGTGCAAT cCATTTTCCATAATAAAGCAGACCCAGTGCTTGCTGAACTGAAGACTATTGGTCTTTACATCCTAACGCCCTCACTTGCGTTCCTCCTCGCTTGCATAATTGCCGGAGTCATCATATACAAGAAGCGACAAAG GTCAAAAGATGCAATGTCACAAAACAAGCCTTTCTCCAAACCCCGAATGCCGTCACCAAAGAG TGATCCAAAGTCCCGCTCT GCTTATGATCACGAAGCTGAATACACCAACATGGACGAACTCAACATGTATGGAAATATCTAA
- the LOC127158792 gene encoding sialoadhesin-like isoform X1, with product MKAPLLLHLLFQGVLLYVALGWEVRMPKHIHGLKGSCLVIPCSFSYTSYTPKNPRRIVWYQYSSGYPLVYDPLHPNDVIEKFRGKTDLYGDPSSGNCSLLIQNLEPSHHGEKLYAWIDPENVGKGTYKFYEVTSTIQVDDSPQQPSILIYGGERTGDTITVVCSTLHTCPYSKPNITLNGIEGTDQIDNEQIKDGLWKITLTRTGVVKAEYLTIWCSITHYGGITVTAARNASSLCVHHNITIEPELADVTEGVAKNFICSVYHSCQNEHSAITWNYENMQVSEWSNKISGLNQAAYSNITFLGAKEDHGKKLVCTASFSGRDIMASVVLNVQSIFHNKADPVLAELKTIGLYILTPSLAFLLACIIAGVIIYKKRQRSVPRSKDAMSQNKPFSKPRMPSPKSDPKSRSAYDHEAEYTNMDELNMYGNI from the exons GTGTTCTGCTGTATGTTGCTTTGGGATGGGAAGTGAGAATGCCAAAACACATTCACGGCCTCAAAGGTTCCTGTCTGGTTATCCCATGTTCTTTCAGCTACACATCATACACACCCAAAAATCCACGTAGAATTGTGTGGTATCAGTACTCTAGTGGTTATCCTTTAGTTTATGATCCTTTGCATCCAAACGATGTCATTGAGAAGTTTAGAGGGAAAACTGATTTATATGGTGATCCATCAAGTGGGAATTGCAGTCTGCTGATACAAAACCTGGAACCGTCTCATCATGGAGAGAAATTATATGCATGGATTGACCCTGAAAATGTTGGAAAGGGCACATACAAATTTTATGAAGTCACCTCTACAATTCAAGTTGATG ATAGTCCACAGCAGCCCAGCATCCTCATTTATGGAGGTGAAAGGACAGGTGACACCATCACAGTAGTATGTTCAACTCTGCACACGTGTCCATACAGCAAACCAAACATCACTCTAAACGGTATAGAAGGAACTGATCAAATAGACAATGAGCAAATTAAAGACGGCCTGTGGAAAATCACTCTGACACGCACGGGTGTTGTAAAGGCAGAATATTTGACTATTTGGTGTTCAATAACACATTATGGTGGCATAACAGTGACAGCTGCACGAAATGCAAGTTCACTTT GTGTTCATCATAATATAACGATTGAGCCTGAACTGGCGGATGTCACAGAGGGCGTcgcaaagaacttcatttgtagTGTCTACCATTCCTGCCAGAATGAGCATTCAGCCATCACATGGAACTATGAAAACATGCAGGTTTCAGAGTGGAGCAATAAAATTTCTGGTTTAAATCAGGCCGCCTATTCCAACATAACCTTTCTGGGTGCAAAAGAAGACCATGGGAAGAAATTGGTCTGCACTGCAAGTTTTTCTGGAAGAGACATTATGGCATCAGTTGTCTTAAATGTGCAAT cCATTTTCCATAATAAAGCAGACCCAGTGCTTGCTGAACTGAAGACTATTGGTCTTTACATCCTAACGCCCTCACTTGCGTTCCTCCTCGCTTGCATAATTGCCGGAGTCATCATATACAAGAAGCGACAAAG ATCTGTTCCCAGGTCAAAAGATGCAATGTCACAAAACAAGCCTTTCTCCAAACCCCGAATGCCGTCACCAAAGAG TGATCCAAAGTCCCGCTCT GCTTATGATCACGAAGCTGAATACACCAACATGGACGAACTCAACATGTATGGAAATATCTAA